TATAAAGTGGCaacaaataataacagtaaacagtaaaagtaaagaACTGGGTATAAATGCATTAacccagtggttctcaattattttctgttttctgtataaataaataaaataaataaaagtcagtgtACATGCATATTTAAAGTGTggggtaaaaataaatacaagatcCAATGAGGGGGAAATCAAACAATGTaagcaataacaataatggATCAACTGGCTATGTTTTAACTTTCAGTCAAAGTAATAAATTCAATGTAAAATGATTACTTCAAACGTTGAAAATACCATGGACAAATGTGCAGTACAATACAGCAAATTcattaatttgaaataaaagccATAGCCCTATATTGTGGTGggatattttaatatttgaaaatactGCTGAACAGTACAGCAGTGCAGGGAAAATCAAATACATTCaggaaatacattttcatgtaatactctaattacaaaataaatacagactctTTGTCTTTAAAGTATACACATAAAAAGTTACACTATACAAACACAACTTATATACTATACtgctattattatattattatttatatttttatactgtaaataatgtatattttgaaTTGTGCTTTTCAGTTGTATGATTTAGTCAAATCTGTCCATATTAGACGCGTGTTTACTGTATTTGTAACAATCCAATAgcttttgcttgtttgtttgttgcatattcatacatttaaataaatatgacagtTTGGTTctcatcaataaataaatacagaaataattgGAAATTGCATTAAACatagcatgtttttttctgaaaaatacATGCAAGGACATTAAGTTTAAACATGCATATGTTtaggaaaatatgaaatattaaaagattaaaagtgCTGATGTGTAAGTGATGTGCCTTAAATGCACTCACACTGAGCTGTCAGGTGACCTGAAGTGAGCCGAGTCAACCTGTAGACAGCACAAGTGTTGTCTGCATAATGCATCATGACTTTGTAAACTAAGTCGATCACGGGAGGACAGCGGTGCATCCgtccgtcagtcagtcagtcacacagtGTATTCAAGGTCAGCATTCATCTTACTGTACATATCATAGATAGAGTCAACAGTGGCGGAGAAGTTGATGAGGAACTTTTTGATTTTCTCCAAGCATTCCTCGTCCTTCACGTCTCGACCTTTGGACAGGGCCTTCAGGAAATCCGACTTGTATGGAGCCGCAAACAGAGCTGCCTGAAAGAaagcacatgtacagtacaacaCTACATTTTAACATCTACACAGACCAAGCCAGGATCTCTGAAACACAAATCTCTAATCTGTCTTTGAATACTGAATTTTAttgtatacatttattatacatGGGTCGCTTTTTTAAGAGGGTAGTAATCTAAAGTGAAGCCTGAGAATAAAAGGAATTGGACTGGATTTaatttgttcatgttaatgttgTCTGTGAACCCTAGCACCAAGGGTtgtaaatagataaatatacaaatatctTACCTTGAAAAGCTGCTGCACAAACCAGCCGTGGTACCTCTTCAGTGCTACTTCATAGGCTTTGGAAACGTTGACTCGAATGAGGTTTGGGTTGCTGTCGTCCTTCTCACCGTCCACCAGGCTTTGAAGAAAGACTTGGATGAATCGCAGAGCcctgatgaaaaagaaaacagacatgtAGTATACATACTTGTTTATGGATGCTGAGCTtgccaaaaacatttaaagtttcTCAAACCTTTTCAGCCACATGAGAGCGAAAGTCGCTCCCACTTTGGGCCACTCAGCTCCATGCATTTCCTTCTCTGCCTCCACCATTTGCTGCAGAGTCTTGAAGCGTCCTGGGTTGGTGTCATAAACAGCCTTGATTTTCTGATGGTTAAAACAATATAttgtttatgaatgaatgagtttttACGACTTTACTGAGCTCCCTACACGTTTAAGAATAAACATACTTACTGTGATGTTGCCGGATATGTCAGCTTTAATTGGTGCAAAAATGGTAGAGCCAAGGCAGTCTAAAGAGAAATGTTTACACAGGGTGTCAGTGAGGATTGAGGGTGGAAAACTACATGGAACACAGGTGAAGAAAAATGATTGTTAGTTTAGTACATGACTTTATCATCAGGGAAGTTTGGATTTCTGCTATTAATTGGCAAACAAGAAACATGTTTATACATGTCAGTGACTCAGCACCACTAAAAAAATGCTACAGTTACAGTAATTTTCCCTTCATGAATTTTTGCTGCGTCTGCCGTTAAAATCCCGAGTGACACGTGAACTCCACTGCTTCAGAGAATCATCTACAGTAGATGAGGAATGTTGGAAATGATGTGCACGATCTGTATCATTTATTGCAGttgtgtaatttaatgtaattctGTTCTATTACTGTAGTACTGCAGTAAAGTGCAAGACCAACTTTTGGAGATTATTTgttaatgttattgttgttatgctGTTATCATTCTGTCACAAAACAGCATTATTCATATTCTGTTTCCTTCATCTTCCTATCAGACCTGAGCGAAGGAGCATTTGTGTGAATACACCAGCAGTGGAAGACGGGTGGTGTCGAGAaacatttatcccatcaaactggaTTTTTTGGAGTAgtagtggattttttttgtaggcacttctttgtgtttccagtcttGTTTGCTTTATTAGTACAATGTCGCTGACGTCCACTTCTGTctagacataaaaaaaaaaaacttccagtGTGCAGCACGGGAAAGACGTTGGACGACACCAGATCTAAATGCCACTATATTGAGGAACACGGAGAGAGTCCAGTGGAGTTTATAAGCTAAAtcatcattgtgtgaactcatttgacaacgcttttaaatgtaacagacatttgtttatgtttaaaatgtatgcaCTCCAGGTTTTAATGACTTGAAGTTAAACACTGCTGCCCACAATGACACCGGAAGGCGCAGCTAATTACTTTATTATGCCATATTAGGCGAATCATGACAGTACTATCATCAAGTGTCTTTTTAATTGTGCTGCTGAAAAGACCTGCGTACAATAGGACATCTCGAGTCCCGACCACACACGGCTCCTGGCAGATCCACTGACACTACAGACAGCTTTCAGCCCCTGAGCTGTTAGTGGAAACTACTCATGACAAAGTCCCCTCTTTTGTGCGGACGTGATGCATCTTCACAAGTCTGATGGCATCATATCTTGTTTCAGAGACACCTGCATCTTCTGCGGCTGTCTTCTGTCTGCAGTTATTATAGGATTATGCATAAACTACTAATTCTATAATAAATAGTTGGATGCAGCCACAGTGAGCGATGCTGTACAGTTGCAACAACACAAGGAGGAGAGTGTTGGAGTTGTCAGTCAAGTCCGGTCCACACACTCCAgacaaaatcatttaaagtaCACAGTGAGACTGTGCAGTACTTTAATGGCTTGTAGGAAAGTTGGCTAAGACATTTCTAGGTCAGAAAACACAATGGTGTCAAGGAGGAAAAGCTTAATATCAGCATCAGACTTGGTTCCTCTCAAGGGTTTCACATGGCAAATTCAATAGAGGACCTTTAGCATATTAATACAAAATGAAGCTGCACAAAGATGCCCTGGTGCACCATGCCACCAGTGAATGGGCATGGGGAACTCAACACCGTACTAATCAATTTTCACAACTTAAAATCCAGGCCAGTGGATTAAATTATGCATGCTAAATGATTGTGGACAACTTGATGGAGAGAAATACGATCCCAAAAAAAGATTATGTTTTGGAAAGAGCAAAGTCGGCTTAGCAAAAGTGATGTGACAGATTTCCCTGATGGCAATTTTGTGTCAGTTAATCAAAGTTGAACAAATCccatttaaaatattaacagtgtgtgaaaatgataaTTTGCACAGGACTTCTTTCgaaaataaaaacctctttttcaagcATTCTCGTGCCTATTCAGCTCCGGTATACTCCATACAAATCCACATGCTTAAACCTTATCAATTTCACTTGTACAACAATGCTTGTAACTACCAGCCTCTGACATTTCAAACATTATAATAACCTGACTAGAAATAAACTTGTGTCTAAAGGAGCATCAGTTCTCTGCAGGCAGTGACAACTGAGAACTTTGACATTTATTTCCCTATAACTTTGTATCCAGGAAATGTCACCATATAGTCTCTACTGTGTGTCACACTGGAAAATTAACTTACCAAAGAACGGTGGAAGGTATGACACAGCCTCCAGAAATGGTCTGGTTTCCACCTGTCTGTCGGCTGGCAGCTGCCTGAACTGGTGCTCCATTAGCAGAGCCATCTCTTGGGTTCAGACACACACTTGCCTCTGAAATGATAGCAACAGGCTGTCAAGGCTGCACTGCACATTTACAGTGACACCAGGGGGACaccaggagagaggagaggcgctgtgtgtgtgtgtgtgtgtgtgtgtgtgtgtgtgtgttacctgtttaggaccttttctggcatacacacattaaccttgtcaggaccattagAGAGCAACCCCTGGTCCTAGTGAGGCTGAACATAATAATTggaataattgaataattggaAACAAGAGATAATATTTGAATGTAtgttgtggttatggttaaggttagggatagcCCTTTGTttagtccaaatgaatgaaagtcaatgagAGCCCATAAAAAGAAAGCTGTagaaatgtctgtctgtgtgtgtgcatgtattgtttatttttgttacctccttatataatgataataatataatgtcgctattttcattattattattgttgttgctgttgataGCGGTGGCAGTGTTGCTGGGGTTGTTATTGTTATCTTTATTAGTAGAAGTAGTAATAGACTATTACTACTtctaataatgatgataaacgACTACttaatagtagtagtaaaatTAGCAGTAATAGAattagtagtagttatggttaaaacATTTAGGaaatacattacatgtcactcATCAATATTGTAGTACTACtattgtagtagtagtattccAAATGAGGTGAAATCCTTTTATGACGCTATACTACTAATTTCGCGCTTTGTTTTCCCGGTTCTCTGTTAAGTTTGACCGTTACGTCGTCCCGTAGCGTGCGAGTAACCAGGAAGTGTAGATCGGTAACTAAGGGACACTAGGTGGTTTAGTAGTTTTCTGcgtaaaaagataaaaataacgGCTGAATTCAACAAGCGTCGATAAAAGAGGCAGCTACTCCTCAACCGTTAAGGTAAATACGTGTCATTTATCGAGCTATAACGACTCTAAACTAAGATACTCGCTGTTATCGGCTGGATATCAGGGGGTGAAACTCTTGACTTGTTTCTTTCCGAGTAAAAACTTAGCATGTAACAAACATCATATACTGGATACTTTGTTTAAATTAATGCTCTTTAGTGTTAGAAAACCGCTGTTTGGCCAGATAACTGAAGTGAGGATTATAGGTTAAGGTcgttaataataatgaatatttagGTATATGGCTTTGCCGAATCTCTCGGCCCATGCACCCAGCCGGTCCCGGGTCCTGGCCAGACAGTTGGTCCGGCAGCGGGAGCAGGAGGCCCGGTGTCGGCAGCAATGGGACCTGCATGCTCGATACTTCAAAGAGCAGACTTTCTGCGGTAAGAAACAGGAGGTGTGGAGCTCCCAACAGTCCTATAACCAGAGGTAACTCCCCCCTGCAAGCAGCACACATGATCATGACACACAAACCTGCACATCTTGACACTTATTTGTAGACTGGTTGATCTACGGTAGTGTACAGTGATTTAGTTAGGTACCTATCAATAATGCACCAAGGTTGGTTCACATAAAGGCTacctttttttctaaaatactgtgttcattttttctctctgtcagattttcttcaataaaaatctttatttatacagtacagtgtacaGAGaattctccaggttctccagttccACCtacagtgcaaaaacatgcagatttggggattagggaaAATTAAtcataggtgtgattgtgagaatGAACCAGcgacccctcatgtggaggataaagcagtagaagatgagtgagtgtaCAAAGAAATACAGGTTATCATTAGCTGGGACGGATTATGAGCCACTGGGCCCCTGGGCACAGACTGGAAAAGCGCCCCCCTGCTAATATAGAGATCAAATTAAGACTGTACAAGTCTTTATTTAATGTACTTGAATAGGAAGCCATTGTATTTATCCCTATATATAAAATCATATAAAGTAGTATAATGCATAGTGTTATAAGTTGTAGATGAGAACAACATTTGAATACCTGAAGGAATGTCATCAAAGACTATTGCAAATTCTCACATTCTCTATCTCGCCTGAGATAGAGAATGTCATTATCAACcagtttttgtcattatcaACCAGTTTCTTTAGAAACGCTTTATGAAGTCATTTGTTGGATGAAAGAACCCACAGAGAAGGTGTCACTTTGGGCTCATTCACGATCAATGTCTGTCTACTCTGTCTGTTAAATCAACTATGTAACGGAAGACTTCAATGTTGTGTCAGTATGACATCATACCATAGACAGAGAATGAAGGAGGATGACAAAGCCAGGCTGGAGGAGCGCAGAAATCGTCTCAGGGCCATGCTTCAAGAGGAGCAACAACAACTGGAGGCGGAGCTCAAGGGTGTGGTTCCTGACAACAGAACATTGGAGAGACAGTTGGTGCAAAAAACTGACGAACTCCGTACAgcaagagaggaaagaagaaaacaggtAGTGACACTGACAtaagtgcatgtgtttttgtttgcaatgaaaTGTGCGGTGTTTGATTcctgtcatttctgtttttttccgtTTCTCCTCAGCTTGCACAAGAGCTGTTGAAGGAGcactggaagaaaaacaactcaGAGTTGCGAGAGGTAGCCCAGTTTTAAGTACTAATGCAAATCTAACAGGTTGTTTATCACTGTTGACAAAGTGATAAATAGCTGAAGAGGAAACTGACACTTATTGACAAGATGTCCAATTGATCTGGAAACAAATATTGACTGGATATTCCATGACGTTCTGTTTTCAGTGCAGAGTTGACTTGAGATAATGAAATATTCTGGAACAGTGGTCAGGTTCATCAATATCCCTCTATCTCACCTATAACAGAACTTGTTCTGCTAATCCGTCCACAGGTTGAGTCGACATTACATCAAGACCATGTTGTCGGTCAGTGGCAGGAGCAGATATCTGAGAAGAAACAGGTAAGAAATTCATCAGTGTTCTAGAAAAATAATATAAGGATAAGAAGTGTTTTTTACCTGCAGGAGTTAGTGAtcagactgtaaaaaaatgcCTCTTTGTTGCTTTTATGTATTACTTTCCCTCAGGCCAGTGTGGTCAACCACAAGTCATTAAACTTTGTCATGTAACTAATTATTTATGTAAGGAATCCATTTTTAATTGAGCAGCGCTGGTGTCATCTGTGACCACAGTATCAAGTCTGAAATGCTCTTGTGGTGATCCTCTCAACGTTGTCACATCACTTTGAAAGTTGAGACACCCGCTGTAAATGACCCTTCTCTTCAAACATGCAGCAAGAAgaggcagagcaggaggagaagaggcaCTTTGAAAACGAGTACGAAAGGACCCGGAGGGAGGCTCTGGAGAGGATGAAGCAGAcggaggagaaaaggaaagcAGAGGAGCGCACGCGAGCACAGGAACTCTGCAAACAGATGGAAGAACTGAacctgagagaaagagaggtacACATTTTGCATTAAATATTGTATATCTGTGAAAACATTGATGATTTAattagttatatatatatttgtttccctttttttctcccaggCTGCTCGTTTAaagaaggagcaggaggatCTGTTGTTGCAGCAGTGGGAGCTAGAGAAGATAGAGGAGGAGAGAATGAAGGTGGAGGAAAGGCAGCAAAAGTCTGAGATGGGGTGAAGGAAACTCTTTCTGCTGATAATAGTGTTCTATTATATttagaatgatgatgatgacgtggGTAGATAATTGGAACTCATTTGTTGTATTACAGGAAATTCCTGATCCGCCAATATCGGACTCAGTTGAAGAGAAGAGCCCAGCAAGTGCAGGAAGAACTGGTTCGTCTGCTTTACCTGTAGATACTGGAGTATATTCCAGAAAGAATccataattttgtttttgatgggATGCTTGAATTCCTTTGTGTCCACCAGGAGGCGGACCGTAAGATTCTGGCAGCCTtggtggagggagaggaggaggacaggtggTTGGAGACGGCACGGAGGGAAAGGGCTGTTGCTGATGCTGCCTGGATGAAACAAGTGATTGAAGAGCAACTTCAGTTAGAGCGAGAACGTGAGGCTGAGTTCGACATCTTACACAGGTGGGTATCAGGATTCAAGCATCGACTCTGTGGGAGGAGACTCCCATCTTCTCTGAAAATGTAAACCAACGTATCTCATCCATTTTAGAGAAGAAGCTCAGCAGGTATGGGAGAAACGAGAAGCTTtgtgggagaaagagagaaaagccaGGGAACGACTCATGCATGAGGTAAGTTTCTTTTGAATACTTTGATGCTTCGAGTGAAATGAAATTATTTAATTACAGAGAaatgtgtcttgttttcttgCTAAGGTTCTCGCTGGACGACAGCAGCAGCTAGAGCAGAAGATGCAGAAGAATCACGAGGCTCAGGCAGAGTCGCTGAGGAGGCGAGAGGAGTTGATCcaggagctggagcaggagaaggagatcAGGCGGCTAGAGAAGGAGCACGAGGAGGGGCGCAAGACAGCACGGATACAAGAGTTAGATGCTCAGGTCAGGACATGCTTCAATGGTTTACtttttgagaaattaaattatttcatGCTGCCACAACAAAAGCTTACTTATGagaaaaaactatttaataACACAAAATCAGGCCTAACGCTGTTTGCATTTATGCCCTGTAGGTGGCGCAGCAGCGTCAAGAATATTGGGAGGAGCAGCGTTGGAAGAagcaggaagaggagcaggaaagaGAGGCCATGCAAATCCAAGaggaagagctgaggtcagaggtgcAGAGGATGGCCAAGAAAGGACACCAGGAGAAGGTACAAAGATGAGTAATTATTCTAAAAGCTCAAATTTAGAACGGTCAATAATCAACAATAAAATGTGCTTGAAACTTTCAGATTCACAGCAGACCTCGATCCGCCTGGACATGAGCATtctgcaagaaaacaaacataagtGTTTCTTAAAAACAACTTCCACATGGCGATTGCAAAACCTCATGAGTCATCATAGGCTCCAGTTCAACAgataacatttaaatttaatagGTTTGATTCTCGAGATGTGCCTCTTTTCTCCAGATATTTCAAACAAGTgccaaatagattttttttaagctaGATATTATTGTTTTGACAATTTCTGCATAGAGCATAGAACAGAGAAGATTCTCATTGATGGACGTGTGTATAAAAAGAATGTTAATTAAATTTGCCTTTTAAtatatttgattcatttcagtCATAAGGCTTGATGATAATTCAGTGCTGGGTGTTCATAtgaagtgttttgtgttttttttactttatgttttaatatcctgaaataagatttttgatgaacaataaaaagatacttcaaaAATGTTTCAGTCAAATAAACTCAGTGTTTTATATCACCGCAACACAGATGAAAAACCATAAATACAAACTATGGCAAACCACTGATTGTAGTTATAAATTaagtttatttagaaaataatttttatttccccccaaaaaaacaacttagGAGTCGCACTCAATTACATCACCTCGATCAGATTTCTAAATGGTTTGAACATTGGGAAGCACAATAATAACAGGAGAGGTCCACAGGTTTGTCCCATACGTTGCAATTTAAATACAAAACCAGCAGCAATGGAACCGAGCACTCAACACATGAATGGATGCACAGTCTGGCTCTTCAATAAATATCACCAACACTGCAACGACACGACTCCAGAATACAATTTGAGCCCGTTCAACAAATCATTTATGACATCTTAGTGCTGGTGATGAATAGAACTCGACACCTAaactagtgtttttttctttttctccccctcatTCATTGACATTGCAAATGGACACGGGACATAAAACGGCTGTAATAGTTGCACTGCAGATTGGATCACACCGGGGAAAAGGAGACAAACCATATCAATagcttattcttttttttgatgcaACAAACATTAGCAATGAGCAGAGCTTCAACGTGTGCACAAATGAAGTTTCCCAACATTTAATGGTAGTTACCTAActgttcagtttgtttgtttttaaatgcagtatTATGCTTATAACAGTGTTAGTAATGAGAGGAAgctccatttttttaaattagtgtCAACTAAAGCGTTCAATGACAAAGATTTCATTcatggctttttttgtttatatcttgactttggacagaaaaacacagctgtttCATTCAAATGATTGACTGTACTGTGCTTAAATCCTAAGTTTGAGTAACTTACTTAAGTTGGAGTACATTTTTACTCCAATTTGTGCAGATTAAAGGAGAGAGAATCGTATTTCTCTGGCCTGCTGCATGTCGTCTTTGCCTGAAGAGAAATTGTGCTACTGCGACAGCTGGGCATCTTCAAGTAAAGCTGTCGACTTTAAATTTTGTCAATACTTTGtcataaatttaaaaaaaaaacaaatgcatgcatataccacaaatacaaaaaacaacaacaaaaagaaccattaaaaaaatataagaacGCCGTTGAGATGCTCAGGGCTTTGGAGCCCTGTAAGTGCTACTAGTTGGTATTCTCCTTTGTGGTGATGGTGACAAGCTGCTTGGCAGCCTTGGCAATGTCATAAGCACATTGGATGACCTGCTGAGTGACCAGCTGCATGTCCGGTCCCGGGCAGCCCTCTGAGGGCGCTGCCTTCCTACACTCGCTCTGAAGTCGGTACGCACTGGAGGTCAACAGACGCAGAGAGCCTCTCACAGTCTCCGAGCGTGGCTTCTGCAGAGGAAGGTGAAATTATTACAACGTTATCTTGATACTGTCCGTTTAAAATCAGTAGAGCGGTGCTGACGGTGATGACAGTTCAATGGAACTATAACAACCTCTGCTGGTCTTACACTGAATCTGACCAGAAACTACTACCGCACGCTAAAAGGACAACTACAAGTTGACGTATTGCTGTATTCAGACATTGAATCTTAGGTATTCAtgcttacatttaaaataataaataaactagcTGCTTAATTGACATTCTTGGATGTGGTTGTTTTCATACCTTGGGAAAGAGGGCAGCCATTTCTGTCACAGCCACATGTATTCTTTCCGAGCAGGGTATGAAGCTGTGAGGAGAAGAACTTTGTCAGTGAGTTCAACATAAAGATACCACATCAACAGATATTGATGAACTTCAATTTTACCCCAAGTTATTACATGCAAGTCATTTGTTGTGTTCAAAAGACATCATGCATGCTCTAAGTGCAGCTAAAACATGTTATAGAACAGGTTACACACGTAAACACGCACTATGTAACAAACTAAAACTGCCTTTTAACATGAAATACACTGTTCAGTTGCTGCATGTTTTGTAACTTTTATCTTTTCAGCAAATACATGGAGTGAATTTAGAGTtaattgttttagttttagttgtaACTGcactagggctgggcaatagTTCGGTAACAATATatatcattttcttcactttcaaCATAAAACGATTCCACATATACCAACAGAATCTGAACTTCCAGTGAAGTCTCCAGAattgcaataaataaaagttcagaggcatcacctgcaaccaggctcctgttggactcaatcacactggtgtcaacTCATACTTTAtctgtctattttcctctaaatggcaACATAATTTACACAATTGACACCGTGTGTTATTACAGAAGACCTTAAACTGGTGATTAAAACTTCTTGGGACATTATatcacattataaatcaagtgagaccTCCCATAGGCCTCCATGTAAACAGTTCTTTTAGCAAACAACAGAGGCGCCCCCTGTTGGCTATTCAATATACTCTCATTTTCTGGTCAGATGGGAccttcatttttatatacagacTATGATATCCATACTATATATAtgcattgtgcaaacacacacctgatatgaatgtttt
The DNA window shown above is from Solea senegalensis isolate Sse05_10M linkage group LG5, IFAPA_SoseM_1, whole genome shotgun sequence and carries:
- the gltpa gene encoding glycolipid transfer protein yields the protein MALLMEHQFRQLPADRQVETRPFLEAVSYLPPFFDCLGSTIFAPIKADISGNITKIKAVYDTNPGRFKTLQQMVEAEKEMHGAEWPKVGATFALMWLKRALRFIQVFLQSLVDGEKDDSNPNLIRVNVSKAYEVALKRYHGWFVQQLFKAALFAAPYKSDFLKALSKGRDVKDEECLEKIKKFLINFSATVDSIYDMYSKMNADLEYTV
- the LOC122769960 gene encoding trichoplein keratin filament-binding protein; translation: MALPNLSAHAPSRSRVLARQLVRQREQEARCRQQWDLHARYFKEQTFCGKKQEVWSSQQSYNQSMTSYHRQRMKEDDKARLEERRNRLRAMLQEEQQQLEAELKGVVPDNRTLERQLVQKTDELRTAREERRKQLAQELLKEHWKKNNSELREVESTLHQDHVVGQWQEQISEKKQQEEAEQEEKRHFENEYERTRREALERMKQTEEKRKAEERTRAQELCKQMEELNLREREAARLKKEQEDLLLQQWELEKIEEERMKVEERQQKSEMGKFLIRQYRTQLKRRAQQVQEELEADRKILAALVEGEEEDRWLETARRERAVADAAWMKQVIEEQLQLEREREAEFDILHREEAQQVWEKREALWEKERKARERLMHEVLAGRQQQLEQKMQKNHEAQAESLRRREELIQELEQEKEIRRLEKEHEEGRKTARIQELDAQVAQQRQEYWEEQRWKKQEEEQEREAMQIQEEELRSEVQRMAKKGHQEKIHSRPRSAWT